The following are from one region of the Alicyclobacillus fastidiosus genome:
- a CDS encoding cation:proton antiporter, which translates to MSDTLFVFLLILAASFVFSTSLSRIPLLRIPSTVGYLLFGVLLQSPRLHITGTEVDWLNHLADFGLLFLMYISGMEIDIRQLRSVGGSSSTLATGLSIFCGTLLLSFGISLWLCHLTPPPTNPYMLALLFSTTSLGVILPILEETGLLKSPFGQTLLVSALLADFLTMFLLSLFISIQISGSLIRVLLTCAIVPFTILLYGLLRGVQRLPALRRLAGDVQARIRAIVALVSVTAALADFTGAEPILGSFLVGMLVSSLPFSFKDTLRDYSHGIGYGFFIPLFFISVGLDFDFRSVLSHETIVWIPVLILVAFAVKLIPSLHLVRQFGWRRAVAGGFLLSARLSLIAAAAQIGVQIGTMPQMFADCIILVAVFTSMLSPIAFVTVTRQRSANSSL; encoded by the coding sequence GTGAGCGACACGTTGTTCGTCTTTCTTCTGATACTCGCCGCATCGTTCGTATTCAGTACGTCTTTGAGCCGAATTCCACTCTTGCGCATCCCGTCCACGGTCGGTTATTTGCTTTTCGGAGTGCTCCTTCAATCGCCCAGACTGCACATCACAGGGACAGAGGTGGATTGGCTCAATCATTTAGCGGACTTCGGGCTCTTGTTCCTGATGTATATCTCAGGTATGGAGATCGACATTCGACAGCTCCGCTCAGTTGGAGGTAGTTCCTCCACCCTGGCTACAGGGCTGTCGATTTTTTGTGGAACCCTTTTACTCAGTTTCGGCATTTCACTCTGGCTGTGCCACTTGACCCCGCCGCCGACGAATCCATATATGTTGGCGCTGCTGTTTTCAACCACGTCACTCGGCGTGATCCTGCCGATTTTAGAGGAGACCGGACTACTCAAATCGCCGTTTGGGCAGACGCTCCTCGTCAGCGCGCTCCTAGCCGACTTTCTCACGATGTTTTTACTCTCTCTCTTTATTTCCATTCAGATATCGGGCAGTTTGATTCGCGTACTGCTCACCTGTGCCATCGTCCCATTCACGATCCTCCTCTACGGCTTGCTACGCGGCGTTCAGCGGCTGCCAGCCCTGCGCCGTCTGGCAGGAGACGTCCAGGCTCGCATTCGTGCCATCGTCGCCCTCGTCTCCGTCACGGCAGCCCTCGCCGATTTCACCGGTGCTGAGCCGATTCTGGGAAGTTTTCTGGTCGGGATGTTGGTGTCGTCACTCCCGTTTTCATTCAAGGACACACTGCGCGACTACAGTCACGGCATTGGCTATGGCTTTTTCATTCCACTGTTCTTCATCTCGGTTGGACTCGATTTCGACTTTCGATCCGTCTTGTCCCACGAGACGATCGTCTGGATTCCAGTTCTCATCCTGGTCGCCTTCGCCGTCAAGCTGATCCCATCTCTCCACCTCGTGCGGCAATTTGGCTGGCGCAGGGCGGTGGCCGGAGGCTTTTTGCTGTCGGCCAGGCTTAGCCTGATCGCGGCGGCCGCGCAAATTGGCGTCCAGATCGGGACCATGCCCCAGATGTTTGCAGACTGCATCATCCTTGTCGCAGTGTTCACCAGCATGCTGTCACCCATCGCCTTTGTGACGGTCACCAGACAGCGGTCCGCGAACAGCTCTTTGTGA
- a CDS encoding GNAT family N-acetyltransferase produces the protein MLETVRLSFRPYRVDDFQFYLSLWQDPDVVRFIGSGEVHDKANLKMNYPYWLSRSGLGKGVLVMVLKATQQAVGHVGLVPQEIDGTLHMELGYWVAKRYWGRGLATEAALLFRDLAFDQLHLNEIVSLIQPNNLRSIRVAQKIRMQHQCDTVFRGKLVNVYAMDRRAYRALQLHD, from the coding sequence ATGCTCGAAACAGTTAGGCTTTCGTTCCGTCCTTACCGCGTCGACGATTTCCAATTTTACTTAAGCCTTTGGCAGGACCCTGACGTAGTCCGGTTTATCGGGTCGGGAGAAGTGCACGACAAGGCAAATTTGAAGATGAATTACCCGTATTGGCTCTCCAGGTCCGGACTCGGCAAAGGTGTGCTGGTCATGGTACTCAAGGCCACACAGCAAGCAGTGGGGCACGTAGGTTTGGTCCCACAGGAGATTGACGGAACATTGCACATGGAACTTGGTTACTGGGTGGCAAAACGCTACTGGGGACGGGGGCTCGCCACAGAGGCAGCGCTCCTGTTCCGCGATCTCGCCTTTGACCAACTCCATCTCAACGAGATCGTCAGTCTGATTCAACCAAACAATCTACGCTCGATTCGAGTCGCGCAAAAAATCCGGATGCAACATCAGTGCGATACGGTGTTTCGAGGAAAACTTGTCAACGTCTACGCCATGGATAGGCGGGCCTATCGCGCATTGCAGCTTCACGACTAG
- a CDS encoding TSUP family transporter has protein sequence MNLIYTHHVMVWVTLAVSGLLSGFIDSTVGGGGLVSLPALLFVGFPPAAALGTNKLAGTMGSLTSTLSYLRSGKVTYRVVGLAFPLAVLGGASGAVVVHHLPSTFLRPLVLILLILVAGYTLWNKRLGLNPNRESLTRSVFLFACLAALVVGFYDGFFGPGTGSFLMMIFVLLGFDFVNASGNARTLNFGTNLGALSAFIALDAVHYLAGLILGAGMVIGAILGSQFAIRRGAKYVRPIFISVTCFVIAQQLYTLIAN, from the coding sequence ATGAACTTGATTTACACTCATCACGTAATGGTCTGGGTTACGCTTGCGGTATCCGGACTCTTGTCAGGCTTCATCGATTCAACCGTCGGTGGCGGTGGGCTTGTCTCGCTACCGGCACTTCTGTTCGTTGGGTTTCCGCCCGCAGCCGCGTTGGGAACCAATAAACTCGCTGGAACCATGGGATCGCTCACGAGCACGCTCTCGTACCTTCGCTCTGGAAAAGTAACCTATCGCGTCGTGGGCCTCGCGTTTCCACTCGCTGTCCTGGGCGGGGCGAGCGGCGCCGTGGTCGTCCATCACCTGCCGTCCACGTTTCTTCGCCCGCTGGTCCTGATTCTCCTCATCCTCGTAGCAGGCTACACGCTCTGGAACAAGCGGCTCGGCCTAAACCCGAACCGGGAGTCGCTGACGCGGTCTGTCTTTCTATTTGCATGTCTGGCTGCCCTCGTGGTGGGCTTCTACGACGGATTTTTCGGCCCTGGGACAGGCTCGTTCTTGATGATGATTTTCGTCCTCCTGGGATTTGACTTCGTAAATGCCAGTGGAAACGCCCGCACCCTCAATTTTGGTACCAACTTGGGCGCGTTGTCCGCGTTTATCGCCCTCGACGCAGTACACTACCTCGCTGGGCTGATTCTCGGTGCTGGTATGGTGATTGGGGCCATTCTCGGCTCGCAGTTCGCCATCCGTCGCGGCGCCAAGTACGTGCGCCCAATCTTTATCTCGGTCACTTGTTTTGTCATCGCCCAACAACTGTATACCTTGATTGCGAACTGA